A single region of the Sciurus carolinensis chromosome 16, mSciCar1.2, whole genome shotgun sequence genome encodes:
- the Znf260 gene encoding zinc finger protein 260, producing the protein MLESLQPDSDLLQHDEIHTGQNPYECRKTFSLKQNLIEYRKMHTEEKSHECTECGKVFSRVSSLTLHLKSHTGKKSYKCNKCGKAFGQKGNFLSHQKHHTGEKSHESGKTSIKTPSLIKQRNRTGNKPYACKECGKAFNGKSYLSEHEKIHTGEKPFECNQCGRTFSQKQYLIKHQNIHSGKKPFKCNECGKAFSQKENLIIHQRIHTGEKPYECKGCGKAFIQKSSLIRHQRSHTGEKPYTCKECGKAFSGKSNLTEHEKIHIGEKPYKCNECGTIFRQKQYLIKHHNIHTGEKPYECNKCGKAFSRITSLIVHVRIHTGDKPYECKICGKAFCQSSSLTVHMRSHTGEKPYGCNECGKAFSQFSTLALHMRIHTGEKPYQCSECGKAFSQKSHHIRHQRIHTH; encoded by the coding sequence ATGTTGGAAAGTCTTCAGCCTGATTCAGATCTCCTTCAGCATGATGAAATTCATACTGGACAGAATCCTTATGAGTGTAGAAAAACCTTCAGCCTAAAGCAAAACTTAATAGAGTATAGGAAAATGCATACTGAAGAAAAGTCACATGAATGTACTGAATGTGGTAAAGTGTTCTCTCGGGTCTCATCACTTACTCTACATTTGAAAAGTCATACAGGAAAGAAATCATATAAGTGTAATAAGTGTGGAAAAGCCTTTGGACAAAAAGGAAACTTCCTTTCTCATCAGAAACATCATACTGGAGAGAAATCTCATGAAAGTGGAAAGACTTCTATTAAGACGCCATCCCTCATTAAACAGAGAAATCGTACAGGAAACAAACCATATGcctgtaaggaatgtggcaaagcttttaatggaAAATCATATCTCAGTGAGCAtgagaaaattcatactggagaaaaaccttTCGAATGTAATCAATGTGGAAGAACCTTCAGCCAGAAGCAATACCTCATTAAACATCAGAACATCCATAGTGGGAAGAAACCCTTTAAATGTAatgagtgtgggaaagcctttagcCAGAAGGAAAACCTCATTATCCATCAGAGaatccatactggagagaaaccttatgaaTGTAAAGGATGTGGGAAAGCTTTCATTCAAAAGTCAAGCCTCATTAGACACCAGAGAagtcatactggagagaaaccatacacttgtaaggaatgtgggaaagccttcagtggTAAATCAAATCTCACTGAGCATGAGAaaattcatattggagagaaaccctataaatgCAATGAATGTGGAACAATCTTCAGACAGAAGCAATACCTCATTAAACATCACAatattcatacaggagagaaaccctatgaatgtaataaatgtggaaaagccttttcTCGAATCACATCACTTATTGTACATGTGAGAATCCATACAGGTGATAAACCTTATGAATGTAAAATATGTGGGAAAGCCTTCTGTCAAAGCTCATCTCTTACTGTACATATGAGAAGCCATACAGGTGAGAAACCCTATGGctgtaatgaatgtgggaaagccttttcTCAGTTCTCAACTCTTGCTCTACATATGAGAATCCATACTGGTGAAAAACCTTATCAATGTAGCgaatgtgggaaagctttcaGCCAGAAGTCACATCACATtagacaccagagaattcatactcaTTAA